From one Nematostella vectensis chromosome 7, jaNemVect1.1, whole genome shotgun sequence genomic stretch:
- the LOC116612837 gene encoding D(2) dopamine receptor A, which yields MNVTANKDRNSTFPFPIMPRALDLPTLLPWALAFSLVAVFVVLGNSLVIICFIKKKALRTHTNYFIVSLSAADLFVGVISAPWWIVLMFVNYHSEGWFKLLHNVWLVFDILGGVGSILHLIALSWDRLCAIVWPLNHRMYSSRRYLFSVFLVWGISITVGVLSVVGKYEPLAYNVTVIALFFFLPLIIICITQSVIVYFTRKKLFNQGTLQTKLRKDIKVAKTIGIMIAIFVIGWLPFFALSLVSYTSTSSDIPWHAVFAVKLLQYGNSAANPALYAHKFPHFRKAYATILCSCFPVQKLVRPLRSFSSRISRSTMTSSIHASFYGSVYKGCGTRDLEKHNHNPVIPHLDHLQGLRTASKLQCNNIKKTKLEEIEAITAKAPSSHASPVMSEAPLDDDAVFLCGSPTPMAEKAVNVLDTSDEKSTLFVDVHLQTHSS from the coding sequence ATGAACGTCACCGCTAACAAAGACAGGAATAGCACCTTTCCATTTCCCATAATGCCCCGGGCGCTTGATTTGCCGACGCTGCTCCCATGGGCCCTTGCATTCTCCCTAGTGGCAGTGTTCGTCGTCCTTGGCAACAGTCTGGTCATCATCTGCTTCATCAAGAAGAAAGCCCTGCGTACGCATACAAACTACTTCATCGTAAGCCTGAGCGCCGCTGACTTGTTCGTGGGCGTCATCTCCGCACCCTGGTGGATTGTACTTATGTTTGTGAACTACCATTCCGAAGGCTGGTTCAAGCTGCTTCACAATGTGTGGTTGGTGTTCGATATCCTAGGAGGCGTAGGCTCAATTCTTCATCTTATAGCCCTCAGTTGGGACCGCCTGTGTGCCATCGTGTGGCCGCTGAACCATCGCATGTATTCCAGCAGGCGCTATCTTTTCTCGGTTTTTCTCGTCTGGGGTATCTCGATTACAGTGGGAGTACTGTCTGTGGTTGGAAAATATGAGCCTTTGGCTTACAACGTGACAGTCAtcgctttgtttttctttcttcctcTCATCATAATTTGCATCACGCAGAGCGTTATTGTGTACTTCACTCGAAAGAAACTCTTCAATCAAGGAACTCTCCAAACAAAGCTACGCAAGGATATTAAGGTTGCTAAAACAATTGGCATCATGATCGCGATATTCGTGATCGGATGGCTCCCTTTCTTTGCGCTCTCACTCGTGTCGTACACCAGTACGTCTTCGGACATACCCTGGCACGCGGTTTTCGCTGTTAAGCTCCTGCAGTACGGCAACTCAGCGGCTAACCCCGCATTGTATGCGCACAAGTTTCCACATTTTCGAAAAGCTTACGCAACGATACTTTGTTCGTGCTTTCCCGTACAAAAACTCGTGCGCCCTCTCAGAAGCTTCAGCTCGAGGATAAGTCGTTCcaccatgacgtcatcgatccATGCTTCCTTTTATGGTAGTGTCTATAAGGGATGTGGAACGAGGGATTTGGAAAAACACAATCATAACCCGGTGATTCCCCATCTTGATCACCTGCAGGGTCTAAGGACGGCCTCGAAACTCCAATGTAAcaacataaagaaaacaaagttaGAGGAAATCGAGGCAATTACAGCAAAAGCGCCGTCTTCGCACGCTTCACCTGTTATGTCGGAGGCTCCGCTTGACGATGATGCAGTATTCCTGTGTGGCTCACCAACACCGATGGCGGAAAAAGCTGTAAATGTTTTGGACACTTCAGACGAGAAGTCTACTCTATTTGTTGATGTACATTTGCAAACTCATAGTTCGTAG